A single Streptomyces sannanensis DNA region contains:
- the hypD gene encoding hydrogenase formation protein HypD translates to MKYIDEFNDPALARRLLDDIHATATRPWAMMEVCGGQTHSIIRHGIDQLLPEGIELIHGPGCPVCVTPLEMIDKALEIASRPGVIFCSFGDMLRVPGTDRDLFQVKSTGGDVRVVYSPLDALRIAQQNPDRQVVFFGIGFETTAPANAMTVHQARRRGIGNFSLLVSHVRVPPAIEAIMQSPDCRVQAFLAAGHVCSVMGTAEYPELAARHRVPIVVTGFEPLDILEGIRRTVRQLECGEHRVENAYPRAVQDGGNRAALRMLEEVFTVTDRAWRGIGTIPASGWRLSDAYRDHDAEHRFDVGGLTTRESSLCRSGEVLQGLIKPHQCEAFGTTCTPRTPLGATMVSSEGACAAYFLYRRLDATAPRPEEATPVG, encoded by the coding sequence GTGAAGTACATCGACGAGTTCAACGATCCCGCGCTGGCACGCCGTCTGCTCGACGACATCCACGCGACGGCCACCCGGCCGTGGGCGATGATGGAGGTCTGCGGAGGCCAGACCCACTCGATCATCAGGCATGGCATCGACCAACTTCTCCCCGAGGGCATCGAGCTGATCCACGGCCCCGGCTGCCCGGTCTGTGTGACCCCGCTGGAGATGATCGACAAGGCCCTGGAGATCGCCTCCCGCCCCGGCGTGATCTTCTGCTCCTTCGGTGACATGCTGCGCGTCCCCGGTACCGATCGCGACCTCTTCCAGGTCAAGAGCACGGGCGGTGATGTGCGGGTGGTGTACTCACCGCTGGACGCCCTCCGGATCGCCCAGCAGAACCCGGACCGGCAGGTCGTGTTCTTCGGTATCGGATTCGAGACCACCGCACCCGCCAACGCCATGACGGTCCATCAGGCCCGGCGCCGGGGCATCGGGAACTTCAGCCTCCTGGTCTCCCACGTCCGGGTGCCCCCGGCGATCGAGGCGATCATGCAGTCGCCCGACTGCCGGGTGCAGGCCTTCCTAGCCGCCGGCCATGTCTGCAGTGTCATGGGCACCGCCGAGTACCCCGAGCTGGCCGCCCGCCACCGGGTCCCGATCGTCGTCACCGGCTTCGAACCGCTCGACATTCTCGAAGGCATCCGCCGGACGGTCCGTCAGCTGGAGTGCGGCGAGCACCGGGTGGAGAACGCCTATCCACGGGCCGTGCAGGACGGCGGCAACCGCGCCGCGCTGCGCATGCTCGAAGAGGTCTTCACGGTCACCGACCGTGCCTGGCGGGGGATCGGCACCATCCCCGCGAGCGGCTGGCGGCTCTCCGACGCGTACCGCGACCACGACGCCGAACACCGCTTCGATGTCGGCGGCCTGACCACCCGGGAGTCCTCGCTCTGCCGCAGCGGCGAGGTGCTCCAGGGCCTGATCAAGCCGCACCAGTGCGAGGCCTTCGGCACGACCTGCACCCCGCGCACCCCGCTCGGCGCCACGATGGTCTCCAGCGAGGGTGCCTGCGCCGCCTACTTCCTCTACCGCCGCCTGGATGCCACCGCACCCCGTCCCGAGGAGGCGACCCCCGTTGGCTGA
- a CDS encoding HypC/HybG/HupF family hydrogenase formation chaperone translates to MCLAVPGRVVAIEERDGTRMAQVDFGGVVKDVCLAYLPEIETGDYAIVHVGFALQRLDEESARSTLELFEQLGVLEEEFGDAWGRAAAEAGVAAAPEEDR, encoded by the coding sequence ATGTGCCTGGCGGTGCCCGGCAGAGTGGTGGCCATCGAGGAACGGGACGGCACTCGCATGGCCCAGGTCGACTTCGGTGGTGTGGTCAAGGACGTCTGCCTCGCCTACCTGCCCGAAATCGAGACCGGCGACTATGCGATCGTCCACGTCGGCTTCGCCCTGCAGCGGCTGGATGAGGAGTCGGCCCGCTCGACACTGGAGCTGTTCGAGCAACTGGGCGTGCTGGAGGAGGAGTTCGGTGACGCCTGGGGCCGGGCCGCGGCCGAGGCCGGCGTCGCCGCCGCGCCGGAGGAGGACCGGTGA